Proteins encoded in a region of the Anopheles aquasalis chromosome 2, idAnoAquaMG_Q_19, whole genome shotgun sequence genome:
- the LOC126571882 gene encoding uncharacterized protein LOC126571882, with translation MRRLQGPVTKTSGERTGYKSSVLPGHRVTGASESAKPAPSAARILSRNNTFSVIKKPSSSFLGGPTPHSGTMLGVQRGARWGSVDNLSVNRKTVVPSQGSSIAMENNRSVKYCSSDVRQASMIPIMLSAFVQPQKPMDGCSEVHSQTRPAATHTHRDSGSMLSHNRSEIQVNNDCAQQSWEIVSEKVSNVEQKLDKLMEHLCSLDKKQHAEEQSTASCVKSIKEELIAVKTICSQLTDRLDIQQQMNDFLQKFKSSESSMPKPCAKLQIANKYTNHQANRSRNPEADHLMYERAITGVPKTKSRLAKIRLWMKRSKN, from the exons ATGAGACGTCTACAGGGTCCTGTAACGAAAACTTCTGGAGAGCGCACTGGGTACAAATCATCAGTTTTGCCAGGACACCGTGTAACTGGAGCCAGCGAGTCTGCTAAACCTGCACCATCAGCTGCTAGAATCTTATCGCGAAACAATACGTTCAGTGTTATCAAGAAACCCTCTAGCAGTTTTTTGGGAGGTCCAACACCACACAGTGGAACGATGCTCGGAGTGCAACGTGGTGCTCGCTGGGGTAGCGTGGACAATTTATCTGTGAATCGAAAAACGGTGGTTCCATCCCAGGGCAGTTCGATCGCGATGGAGAACAACCGGAGTGTTAAATACTGTTCATCGGATGTTCGGCAAGCTAGCATGATACCGATCATGTTATCCGCATTTGTACAGCCACAGAAACCGATGGACGGTTGTTCGGAAGTGCATTCGCAAACGAGGCCTGCTGCAACTCATACGCATCGCGATAGTGGAAGTATGTTGTCGCATAACAGATCAGAAATCCAAGTGAACAACGACTGTGCGCAGCAATCTTGGGAGATTGTTAGTGAAAAAGTGTCGAATGTCGAACAGAAACTTGATAAACTGATGGAGCACTTGTGTAGTCTTGATAAAAAGCAACACGCGGAAGAACAATCCACGGCCAGCTGCGTCAAGTCAATTAAGGAAGAGCTGATTGCTGTAAA AACCATATGTAGCCAGCTTACGGATCGCTTGGATATTCAACAAcaaatgaatgattttttacAAAAGTTTAAAAGTTCCGAATCTTCCATGCCAAAGCCCTGCGCAAAACTTCAGATAGCGAATAAGTATACAAATCACCAAGCCAACAGGAGCAGAAACCCTGAAGCCGATCATCTGATGTACGAAAGGGCTATCACAGGTG taccgaaaacaaaatctcGCCTGGCTAAAATCCGACTTTGgatgaaacgaagcaaaaattaa
- the LOC126571871 gene encoding transport and Golgi organization protein 1 isoform X1: MKLSASACFVNILCLGLAFTVIGAFGKKCGDPECKSVISTGRASMRYMGAAEGKVNFVQNEILEILAKHVGKNDDYIVRKANGKEGLVAKYFLKETQIFVKSADLVTVSDDGPSSEPKVEQTAASGGTQDVPGAPVPSIENAASISESSTKVPDGTGVPVEPAPSLEVIPHTQPSSTEGADLHTAEKAAVGADEALENSNEDDEEEEDDDEEEIDADDEEPGDIDDEQTEDSKEIHDSSISANVSSKGEGPFAAVGGDASVSAAAGTDSAVPIAVANKVPEQPSVQQDQIQPTVQPVQQPESYSSEPLAVDEKLAEKQIDSALVMDNSTNDETIEQLPAADNLQITTESVLEATTVAPIPEDTKSDANSSGITTGSGPPSPKVEEATIEPIQTFDNNSNVPVEVTTEAHTLLADETVTPPPAESEIPVPVEVASEANTILPTVTPIPMEVDIPITVEVATEATTPSPSVASSESVTETVSVDTKPTHPNRILSGGLGNLLAHSHHHHHHHHHHHGDHDHHSHLPHQHHHNENVPQYEQDKDNTHAIGVQTIDETHLHFPDPVGVGGQQKSGDGLFFDPAVANGGLQSDTGDHMDNVPLTENPLDEKDLTGFCNAEGTNCPSVSGGGQHANGAHEEVLPQSPIVEAPEVEKDTQVPIPPPQASNECVHAGEPIGDYVEVFLREALKMSDFILLLAITSFTLLVFSLGHYMINKNRREKPLIYKLNMIERDLMTAHKENGLLKAELHDTRHKLTSIENNSFGSNDMVIALKDELEQAEVVKQELQAQIAGLEKELENAAEAGLELNKMVAELLNQNGSDTIATSVDELQRQLNEQQQTIVSMNASLAEKSRENSELQIAITNQTSKANERLEELQQARMQLTSDCRTLTEEVDRLKSELQSKVEGLRNESTAEIEKLTKDLKVAQSKGEEHRKALAVSEAKCEALEQCLKDAKFAGDGVGGNVAGLMDTVELNAKIALLTKDNKSLQDKLQGEIIARQLVEDHIKMVNEEISSLKRDYGKAEKDKLEAETRLEVLSSYFKEKETQLQKELSVKEAMWMQQQGETTTTVEKIRHLQDETQQLKSQNDKLRAEIEAQAAAHKAQYTMLETRSHDAWLTARQAERRLEESRNESSALRRKLTALGDVSAGSEGVINLPNMSTDLGMTAPSPMRVESPNAPPPLMGVLPPPPFMAPFMPGPPPPFLPPFMPPHHGPGEMRPPPLGRLMSPPPNRYSPNSIIDARDRYSPDRGRYSPDSRYDYSVMSTYETENDFSPPPSPPHHSRHSNYDPDRERERDRDRDRNFKERDRDRDRANDRDRDGRYSGNGGYARGYTPTGIRTSPPIQDPRNKKYAGGFSSGSQDSLGTRKSSSKYREGRNPLV, translated from the exons ATGAAACTCTCGGCTAGTGcttgttttgtaaatattcTTTGTCTAGGATTAGCATTCACAGTAATCGGAGCATTCGGGAAAAAATGTGGCGATCCCGAGTGCAAAA GTGTTATTTCCACGGGAAGGGCATCCATGCGGTATATGGGAGCCGCAGAAGGAAAGGTCAACTTCGTTCAGAATGAAATCCTGGAGATCTTGGCAAAACATGTCGGAAAGAATGATGACTACATAGTGCGCAAAGCTAATGGAAAAGAAGGCCTCGTAGCTAAATACTTCTTAAAGGAAACACAAATCTTTGTGAAATCTGCCGATCTAGTTACCGTTAGTGATGATGGGCCGTCTAGTGAGCCGAAAGTGGAGCAAACAGCTGCCAGCGGAGGGACGCAGGATGTTCCCGGTGCCCCTGTTCCTTCGATCGAAAATGCAGCAAGCATAAGTGAAAGTTCCACGAAAGTACCTGACGGTAcgggtgttccggttgagccggCACCTAGTTTGGAAGTCATACCTCACACGCAGCCATCATCCACGGAGGGTGCCGATTTGCATACAGCAGAAAAAGCTGCAGTAGGTGCGGATGAAGCTTTGGAAAACAgtaatgaagatgatgaagaagaggaggatgatgatgaggaggaaatcgatgccgatgatgaagaACCCGGTGATATCGATGATGAACAAACTGAAGACAGCAAAGAAATCCATGATAGTAGCATTTCGGCCAATGTTTCATCAAAAGGTGAAGGTCCCTTCGCCGCAGTTGGTGGGGACGCATCtgtttccgctgctgctggaacagacagtgcggtgcccatcgcagTAGCCAATAAAGTTCCAGAGCAACCGAGCGTCCAACAGGATCAAATTCAACCCACGGTCCAACCCGTTCAGCAACCTGAATCTTACAGTTCGGAACCTTTAGCTGTAGATGAAAAACTTGCCGAGAAACAAATAGATAGTGCGTTGGTTATGGACAATTCAACAAACGACGAGACGATTGAACAacttccagcagcagacaaTCTGCAAATAACAACCGAAAGCGTATTAGAAGCTACAACTGTGGCACCGATTCCTGAGGATACGAAGAGTGATGCAAATTCGTCCGGAATAACGACTGGTTCAGGACCTCCTTCACCGAAGGTAGAGGAAGCTACGATTGAACCAATTCAAACATTCGATAACAATTCGAACGTACCGGTTGAAGTCACTACTGAAGCGCATACTTTGTTGGCAGACGAAACGGTTACACCACCTCCAGCCGAGAGTGAAATTCCTGTACCGGTGGAAGTGGCTTCAGAAGCAAACACGATACTTCCAACCGTTACACCAATTCCGATGGAGGTTGATATCCCAATAACGGTAGAAGTAGCCACGGAAGCAACAACGCCGTCTCCTTCGGTAGCTTCAAGTGAATCTGTCACGGAAACTGTATCGGTGgacaccaaaccaacacatCCTAATCGTATTCTTTCCGgaggattgggtaatttacttGCCCAtagtcaccatcaccaccatcatcatcatcatcaccatggtgACCATGATCATCATTCGCACCTTcctcatcaacaccatcacaaTGAAAACGTTCCACAGTACGAACAGGACAAAGACAATACACATGCAATCGGAGTTCAAACGATCGATGAAActcatttgcatttccctGATCCGGTAGGGGTCGGCGGACAGCAAAAATCTGGCGATGGTCTCTTTTTCGACCCTGCCGTAGCTAATGGTGGTTTACAAAGCGATACCGGCGATCATATGGACAACGTTCCGCTCACAGAAAATCCTCTCGATGAGAAAG ATTTGACCGGTTTCTGTAACGCTGAGGGAACCAACTGTCCGTCGGTTAGCGGAGGAGGGCAACATGCGAACGGTGCTCATGAAGAAGTGCTTCCACAATCACCGATAGTCGAGGCACCGGAGGTTGAGAAAGATACTCAAGTGCCAATTCCACCGCCTCAAGCTAGCAATGAGTGCGTTCATGCCGGGGAACCGATTGGAGACTATGTGGAGGTTTTCTTACGGGAAGCCCTCAAAATGAGCGATTTCATTTTGCTGCTAGCTATAACGTCCTTCACGTTGCTCGTCTTTTCGCTGGGCCACTACATGATAAACAAAAATCGACGTGAGAAACCGCTAATCTATAAGCTGAACATGATTGAACGTGACCTCATGACGGCACATAAGGAGAACGGCCTGCTTAAAGCTGAATTACACGATACGCGGCACAAACTGACTAGCATCGAAAACAACTCCTTCGGATCGAACGATATGGTGATCGCACTAAAAGATGAACTTGAGCAAGCAGAAGTTGTTAAGCAGGAACTGCAAGCTCAAATAGCGGGCCTGGAGAAAGAGCTCGAAAATGCGGCCGAGGCAGGCCTGGAACTGAACAAAATGGTAGCTGAACTGTTGAATCAAAATGGAAGCGACACCATCGCTACAAGTGTAGACGAACTGCAAAGACAGCtgaacgaacagcagcaaacgattgTCTCCATGAACGCTTCCCTGGCGGAGAAGAGTCGCGAGAACAGTGAGCTACAAATTGCGATCACAAATCAAACAAGTAAGGCGAATGAGCGGCTTGAAGAACTACAGCAGGCGCGCATGCAATTAACGAGTGATTGTCGTACGTTGACGGAGGAAGTTGATCGTTTGAAATCCGAACTGCAGTCGAAGGTGGAAGGATTAAGAAATGAGAGTACCGCTGAAATCGAAAAGTTAACAAAGGACCTGAAAGTAGCACAAAGTAAAGGCGAAGAGCATCGCAAAGCACTAGCAGTATCTGAAGCAAAGTGTGAAGCTTTAGAACAGTGCTTGAAGGACGCCAAATTTGCTGGAGATGGAGTAGGTGGTAATGTTGCTGGTCTCATGGACACTGTCGAACTGAATGCCAAGATCGCTCTTTTGACAAAGGATAACAAATCGTTGCAAGATAAACTACAGGGTGAAATA ATAGCGCGGCAGCTTGTGGAAGACCATATCAAAATGGTGAATGAAGAAATTTCGAGCCTTAAAAGGGATTACGGAAAAGCGGAGAAAGACAAGCTTGAGGCGGAAACGAGGCTAGAGGTTTTGTCTTCTTACTtcaaggaaaaggaaacacagCTGCAAAA GGAACTAAGCGTGAAAGAAGCCATGTGGATGCAGCAACAGGGAGAAACGACAACGACCGTAGAAAAGATTCGACATCTGCAAGATGAAACTCAACAGCTAAA ATCGCAGAATGATAAACTTCGTGCAGAGATCGAGGCACAAGCGGCAGCTCACAAGGCGCAGTATACTATGCTCGAAACACGTTCACATGACGCATGGCTTACTGCTCGTCAAGCGGAGCGAAGATTAGAAGAATCCCGAAATGAATCAAGTGCTCTGCGACGCAAGCTGACGGCACTGGGTGATGTGTCTGCTGGAAGTG AGGGTGTTATCAACTTACCGAACATGTCTACGGACCTAGGAATGACTGCACCATCGCCTATGCGGGTAGAATCAccgaatgcaccaccaccgcttatGGGTGTTCTTCCTCCGCCACCCTTCATGGCTCCGTTCATGCCAGGACCTCCACCTCCGTTCTTGCCCCCGTTTATGCCGCCTCATCATGGGCCAGGTGAAATGAGGCCACCGCCACTGGGCAGGCTGATGTCTCCTCCACCGAACCGGTACTCGCCTAACAGTATCATTGATGCACGTGATCGCTACAGTCCCGATCGAGGACGATACTCGCCGGATAGCCGATATGATTACTCGGTAATGTCAACGTACGAGACAGAAAATGATTTtagcccaccaccatcgccaccgcaccACTCACGACATTCGAATTATGATCCGGACCGGGAACGTGAGCGCGACCGTGATCGGGACCGGAACTTCAAAGAgcgcgatcgagatcgagatcgagcgaacgatcgtgaCCGTGACGGACGCTACAGTGGCAACGGGGGCTACGCTAGAGGATACACACCAACCGGTATTCGCACTTCGCCACCCATACAGGATCCTAGGAACAAAAAATACGCAG GAGGTTTCAGTTCCGGTTCACAGGATTCTCTTGGAACACGTAAAAGCTCGAGCAAGTATCGAGAAGGAAGAAATCCGCTCGTGTAA
- the LOC126571871 gene encoding uncharacterized protein LOC126571871 isoform X2 yields MKLSASACFVNILCLGLAFTVIGAFGKKCGDPECKSVISTGRASMRYMGAAEGKVNFVQNEILEILAKHVGKNDDYIVRKANGKEGLVAKYFLKETQIFVKSADLVTVSDDGPSSEPKVEQTAASGGTQDVPGAPVPSIENAASISESSTKVPDGTGVPVEPAPSLEVIPHTQPSSTEGADLHTAEKAAVGADEALENSNEDDEEEEDDDEEEIDADDEEPGDIDDEQTEDSKEIHDSSISANVSSKGEGPFAAVGGDASVSAAAGTDSAVPIAVANKVPEQPSVQQDQIQPTVQPVQQPESYSSEPLAVDEKLAEKQIDSALVMDNSTNDETIEQLPAADNLQITTESVLEATTVAPIPEDTKSDANSSGITTGSGPPSPKVEEATIEPIQTFDNNSNVPVEVTTEAHTLLADETVTPPPAESEIPVPVEVASEANTILPTVTPIPMEVDIPITVEVATEATTPSPSVASSESVTETVSVDTKPTHPNRILSGGLGVGGQQKSGDGLFFDPAVANGGLQSDTGDHMDNVPLTENPLDEKDLTGFCNAEGTNCPSVSGGGQHANGAHEEVLPQSPIVEAPEVEKDTQVPIPPPQASNECVHAGEPIGDYVEVFLREALKMSDFILLLAITSFTLLVFSLGHYMINKNRREKPLIYKLNMIERDLMTAHKENGLLKAELHDTRHKLTSIENNSFGSNDMVIALKDELEQAEVVKQELQAQIAGLEKELENAAEAGLELNKMVAELLNQNGSDTIATSVDELQRQLNEQQQTIVSMNASLAEKSRENSELQIAITNQTSKANERLEELQQARMQLTSDCRTLTEEVDRLKSELQSKVEGLRNESTAEIEKLTKDLKVAQSKGEEHRKALAVSEAKCEALEQCLKDAKFAGDGVGGNVAGLMDTVELNAKIALLTKDNKSLQDKLQGEIIARQLVEDHIKMVNEEISSLKRDYGKAEKDKLEAETRLEVLSSYFKEKETQLQKELSVKEAMWMQQQGETTTTVEKIRHLQDETQQLKSQNDKLRAEIEAQAAAHKAQYTMLETRSHDAWLTARQAERRLEESRNESSALRRKLTALGDVSAGSEGVINLPNMSTDLGMTAPSPMRVESPNAPPPLMGVLPPPPFMAPFMPGPPPPFLPPFMPPHHGPGEMRPPPLGRLMSPPPNRYSPNSIIDARDRYSPDRGRYSPDSRYDYSVMSTYETENDFSPPPSPPHHSRHSNYDPDRERERDRDRDRNFKERDRDRDRANDRDRDGRYSGNGGYARGYTPTGIRTSPPIQDPRNKKYAGGFSSGSQDSLGTRKSSSKYREGRNPLV; encoded by the exons ATGAAACTCTCGGCTAGTGcttgttttgtaaatattcTTTGTCTAGGATTAGCATTCACAGTAATCGGAGCATTCGGGAAAAAATGTGGCGATCCCGAGTGCAAAA GTGTTATTTCCACGGGAAGGGCATCCATGCGGTATATGGGAGCCGCAGAAGGAAAGGTCAACTTCGTTCAGAATGAAATCCTGGAGATCTTGGCAAAACATGTCGGAAAGAATGATGACTACATAGTGCGCAAAGCTAATGGAAAAGAAGGCCTCGTAGCTAAATACTTCTTAAAGGAAACACAAATCTTTGTGAAATCTGCCGATCTAGTTACCGTTAGTGATGATGGGCCGTCTAGTGAGCCGAAAGTGGAGCAAACAGCTGCCAGCGGAGGGACGCAGGATGTTCCCGGTGCCCCTGTTCCTTCGATCGAAAATGCAGCAAGCATAAGTGAAAGTTCCACGAAAGTACCTGACGGTAcgggtgttccggttgagccggCACCTAGTTTGGAAGTCATACCTCACACGCAGCCATCATCCACGGAGGGTGCCGATTTGCATACAGCAGAAAAAGCTGCAGTAGGTGCGGATGAAGCTTTGGAAAACAgtaatgaagatgatgaagaagaggaggatgatgatgaggaggaaatcgatgccgatgatgaagaACCCGGTGATATCGATGATGAACAAACTGAAGACAGCAAAGAAATCCATGATAGTAGCATTTCGGCCAATGTTTCATCAAAAGGTGAAGGTCCCTTCGCCGCAGTTGGTGGGGACGCATCtgtttccgctgctgctggaacagacagtgcggtgcccatcgcagTAGCCAATAAAGTTCCAGAGCAACCGAGCGTCCAACAGGATCAAATTCAACCCACGGTCCAACCCGTTCAGCAACCTGAATCTTACAGTTCGGAACCTTTAGCTGTAGATGAAAAACTTGCCGAGAAACAAATAGATAGTGCGTTGGTTATGGACAATTCAACAAACGACGAGACGATTGAACAacttccagcagcagacaaTCTGCAAATAACAACCGAAAGCGTATTAGAAGCTACAACTGTGGCACCGATTCCTGAGGATACGAAGAGTGATGCAAATTCGTCCGGAATAACGACTGGTTCAGGACCTCCTTCACCGAAGGTAGAGGAAGCTACGATTGAACCAATTCAAACATTCGATAACAATTCGAACGTACCGGTTGAAGTCACTACTGAAGCGCATACTTTGTTGGCAGACGAAACGGTTACACCACCTCCAGCCGAGAGTGAAATTCCTGTACCGGTGGAAGTGGCTTCAGAAGCAAACACGATACTTCCAACCGTTACACCAATTCCGATGGAGGTTGATATCCCAATAACGGTAGAAGTAGCCACGGAAGCAACAACGCCGTCTCCTTCGGTAGCTTCAAGTGAATCTGTCACGGAAACTGTATCGGTGgacaccaaaccaacacatCCTAATCGTATTCTTTCCGgaggattgg GGGTCGGCGGACAGCAAAAATCTGGCGATGGTCTCTTTTTCGACCCTGCCGTAGCTAATGGTGGTTTACAAAGCGATACCGGCGATCATATGGACAACGTTCCGCTCACAGAAAATCCTCTCGATGAGAAAG ATTTGACCGGTTTCTGTAACGCTGAGGGAACCAACTGTCCGTCGGTTAGCGGAGGAGGGCAACATGCGAACGGTGCTCATGAAGAAGTGCTTCCACAATCACCGATAGTCGAGGCACCGGAGGTTGAGAAAGATACTCAAGTGCCAATTCCACCGCCTCAAGCTAGCAATGAGTGCGTTCATGCCGGGGAACCGATTGGAGACTATGTGGAGGTTTTCTTACGGGAAGCCCTCAAAATGAGCGATTTCATTTTGCTGCTAGCTATAACGTCCTTCACGTTGCTCGTCTTTTCGCTGGGCCACTACATGATAAACAAAAATCGACGTGAGAAACCGCTAATCTATAAGCTGAACATGATTGAACGTGACCTCATGACGGCACATAAGGAGAACGGCCTGCTTAAAGCTGAATTACACGATACGCGGCACAAACTGACTAGCATCGAAAACAACTCCTTCGGATCGAACGATATGGTGATCGCACTAAAAGATGAACTTGAGCAAGCAGAAGTTGTTAAGCAGGAACTGCAAGCTCAAATAGCGGGCCTGGAGAAAGAGCTCGAAAATGCGGCCGAGGCAGGCCTGGAACTGAACAAAATGGTAGCTGAACTGTTGAATCAAAATGGAAGCGACACCATCGCTACAAGTGTAGACGAACTGCAAAGACAGCtgaacgaacagcagcaaacgattgTCTCCATGAACGCTTCCCTGGCGGAGAAGAGTCGCGAGAACAGTGAGCTACAAATTGCGATCACAAATCAAACAAGTAAGGCGAATGAGCGGCTTGAAGAACTACAGCAGGCGCGCATGCAATTAACGAGTGATTGTCGTACGTTGACGGAGGAAGTTGATCGTTTGAAATCCGAACTGCAGTCGAAGGTGGAAGGATTAAGAAATGAGAGTACCGCTGAAATCGAAAAGTTAACAAAGGACCTGAAAGTAGCACAAAGTAAAGGCGAAGAGCATCGCAAAGCACTAGCAGTATCTGAAGCAAAGTGTGAAGCTTTAGAACAGTGCTTGAAGGACGCCAAATTTGCTGGAGATGGAGTAGGTGGTAATGTTGCTGGTCTCATGGACACTGTCGAACTGAATGCCAAGATCGCTCTTTTGACAAAGGATAACAAATCGTTGCAAGATAAACTACAGGGTGAAATA ATAGCGCGGCAGCTTGTGGAAGACCATATCAAAATGGTGAATGAAGAAATTTCGAGCCTTAAAAGGGATTACGGAAAAGCGGAGAAAGACAAGCTTGAGGCGGAAACGAGGCTAGAGGTTTTGTCTTCTTACTtcaaggaaaaggaaacacagCTGCAAAA GGAACTAAGCGTGAAAGAAGCCATGTGGATGCAGCAACAGGGAGAAACGACAACGACCGTAGAAAAGATTCGACATCTGCAAGATGAAACTCAACAGCTAAA ATCGCAGAATGATAAACTTCGTGCAGAGATCGAGGCACAAGCGGCAGCTCACAAGGCGCAGTATACTATGCTCGAAACACGTTCACATGACGCATGGCTTACTGCTCGTCAAGCGGAGCGAAGATTAGAAGAATCCCGAAATGAATCAAGTGCTCTGCGACGCAAGCTGACGGCACTGGGTGATGTGTCTGCTGGAAGTG AGGGTGTTATCAACTTACCGAACATGTCTACGGACCTAGGAATGACTGCACCATCGCCTATGCGGGTAGAATCAccgaatgcaccaccaccgcttatGGGTGTTCTTCCTCCGCCACCCTTCATGGCTCCGTTCATGCCAGGACCTCCACCTCCGTTCTTGCCCCCGTTTATGCCGCCTCATCATGGGCCAGGTGAAATGAGGCCACCGCCACTGGGCAGGCTGATGTCTCCTCCACCGAACCGGTACTCGCCTAACAGTATCATTGATGCACGTGATCGCTACAGTCCCGATCGAGGACGATACTCGCCGGATAGCCGATATGATTACTCGGTAATGTCAACGTACGAGACAGAAAATGATTTtagcccaccaccatcgccaccgcaccACTCACGACATTCGAATTATGATCCGGACCGGGAACGTGAGCGCGACCGTGATCGGGACCGGAACTTCAAAGAgcgcgatcgagatcgagatcgagcgaacgatcgtgaCCGTGACGGACGCTACAGTGGCAACGGGGGCTACGCTAGAGGATACACACCAACCGGTATTCGCACTTCGCCACCCATACAGGATCCTAGGAACAAAAAATACGCAG GAGGTTTCAGTTCCGGTTCACAGGATTCTCTTGGAACACGTAAAAGCTCGAGCAAGTATCGAGAAGGAAGAAATCCGCTCGTGTAA